The genomic DNA GGAACAATACTTTTGATAAAACTCCCAGTATAATACAAAAAAATCTGTTTACATGGTGAAATAAAAATAAATAGATGTATAATTATATTGGGCGATTTATATATAAGATTAATAGGGAGAGGAATTCGATAGAATGGAAAAAGCTTTAAAAATTAAACAAATAGTAGTCGTTTTAATAGCGATTGCCGCAGTAGCTATTGGGTATTACATGTTCCAATCAATTACTTCACCAGCAAAAGCTGTTGCGAAACAAGAAAATGTAGTGCAGCTTGCAAGTGAACAGCCGAAAGTTGAAATGAATAAAACGGCACCAAGTCGTTTTAATGGAAAAGAAAGAAAAGTTGCTTATCTTACATTTGACGATGGGCCAGGGAAATATACGGCTGAATTATTAAATACGCTAAAACAACATGATGCGAAGGCGACGTTCTTTTTAATTGGAGCGAATGTCAAAGAATTTCCTGATTTAGTGAAACGTGAAAATGCTGAGGGTCATTATGTAGGCATGCATAGTATGACACATAATTTCGCAAAGTTATATAAAAATGGCGAGTATGTAAATGAGATGAAAGAAGATCAAGGTTTAATCGCTAATATTATTGGGAAATCACCTAAATTAACACGTCCTCCATATGGTTCGATGCCTGGATTGAATGAAGGTCTTCGAAATAAAGTGGTAGAAAGCGGATTTAAAGTATGGGATTGGACAATTGATTCATCAGATTGGAAATACAATAAAATGCCAATTGATGCAGCTGCAGCACAAATTGCTCAAAATGTATTAACAAACGCAACAAAACCACAAGAAGTAATTTTAATGCATGATATTCACCCGCAATCAGTTGCTGCTGTGCCAGCAATTTTAAAGGGGCTAAAAGAAAAGGGTTATGAGTTTGAAGCTTATCATGAAGAGAATCACTTCCCAGTGAACCTCTGGCATGATAACCGTATGTAATGGAGGAATGAACGTTGAAGTATGGAAAAGTAGCAGTAGTAGGAGTATTATCAGTAGGACTTTTAACAGGTTGTTTCGGTGAAAAGCCAGAAGAAAATCTATATACAGCTTTTGAAACAGCAGCAACACAAGAAAAATCTTTAGTGGATGAAGCAAAAAAATTAGAGCAGTTAGAGAAACAAGGGCAAGAATTATATGCTCAAATTTTGCAAGAAGGTAAAGATCATAATGAAGCAGTTGTAAAGAAAATAGAGCAAGCTACTGCAAATGTAGATGATCGTGAAAAAGTATTGAAAAGTGAAAAAGAAATGTTAGAAAAAGCACAGAAGGAAACAAAATCTGTTCAAAGTAATATAGAGAAGATTGAAGATAAGAAGTTACAAAAACAAGCAAAAGCAGTAGAAGAGTCGTATAAAAACCGTTATGATGCATTCAAAAAGATGAATGAAAATTACACGAAAGTGTTAGCGACTGAAAAAGAACTGTATGAAAAATTAAAAGTAAAAGAAACGAAATTAAAAGAAATCGGTGAAAAAGTTAAAACTGTTAATGAATTAAATGTGGAAGCACAAAAGTCGAAAGAGCAGTTTAACAAATTTACAAAAGAGTATAATGACAGTAAATTAGCATTCTACAAAGATGCAGAAATTAAGATTAAAGATCAGAAATAAAGAAGAATCTAAAGTGTAATAAAAAGCCGGAGAAACATCGTTATAAATGTTTTTTCGGTTTTTTACGTTAAATGAATAGAAAAGACTGGAATTGATATCATAAAAGAGTTATAGTGAGTTATTCTAAGGGAAACATTGTAAAGTAAGGAGAATGGAAATATGTCATATGAATTTTTACTCAAATTAGGTTTAGCACTCTTTTTAGGATTATTCATCGGGATAGATAGGCAGCTAAAGAATAAACCACTTGGTGTGAAAACAAGTATGGTTATTTCTGTAGCAAGTTGTTTAATTACGATGGTTTCAATTGAATCTGTGCATGTATATTCTGTTCCAGGACATACAAATATGGATCCGATGCGACTGGCCGCTCAAATTGTTAGTGGAATTGGTTTTCTTGGCGCAGGTGTCATTTTACGAAGAAGTAATGATGTTATTTCTGGATTAACAACAGCTTCTATGGTGTGGGCTGCTTCAGCTTTAGGGATCGCAATTGGTGCGGGATTTTATTTACAAGCGACAGTTGCTATGGTTTTAATTATTTTAGCGATTAATGTACTTCCGCAACTTGTGAAAATTGCAGGACCGTATTCATTAAGACAAAAGGATTTATCTATAAAAATTACTGTTAAAGAGCATCATGAGTTAGATGGTATATTTAAGCAAATTAAAAATTTAGGCATGCATGTGAAACGCGTGAAAATTAAAGATATAGATAGTGGAGCATTTCAGCAATTGGAAATGGTTATTTTAGCTCCAGAAGATTTATATACAACAGAGTTATATAGTTCCCTGAAAGAGATTGATCGAGTAGTTTCAGTTGAAGTGGAAAGTAGATAATTGTGATAAAAAAGAGTGAAGTGAATTCACTCTTTTTTATTTGGATTTTTAAGGAAATAAATTGATATAATGATGAATAACAAGGGGGAGAAATGATGGAAATACATATTAGAAGAGCTATAAAAGATGATATACGAGGTATAGCAAAGGTGCATGTTGATAGCTGGAAAACAACGTATAAAGGTATATTTGCTGACGAATTTTTAGAAAATATAACATATGAGCAACGAGAAAAACAATGGGAAAACATTTTTCAACAAGAAGATACATGCCAATATAGATTTGTAGCAGAGACGTTAAATGGAACGATAGTCGGATTTATTGATGGGGGAGTTGAAAGAAGCGGTGCATATAATTGTGATGGGGAATTATATGCAATCTATCTTTTACAACAGTATCAAGGATTGAAAATAGGCCAAAAGTTATTTCAAGCGTTACTATCAGAATGTGTAAAGAATGATATGCAATCTCTTTTAGTTTGGGTCGTTACGAATAATCCTTCTAAAAAGTTTTATGAAAAATTCAACCCTGAAAAAATTGATACGAAATTTTTAGAGAGAGTAAAGGTAGAAGAAACAGCGTATTGTTGGAGAGATTTGAATTTGTTACAAAAACAAACAGCTATATAGATTGATGCATATAATAGTATTATGTAAACATATCATAGGGAAAGGTATACCTCATTTGGTGTACCTTTTTATTAATCCATCAAAAAATGGATTAATAAAAGTAGGTAATTAGTTTGAAAACAAGAATTTTTCTAGTGTACTTTTAACTAGATTAAAGAAAAGAAAGAAAAAAAGAAAAATTTTATTTGATAAAAAAATTCTGAAATATACTCTTGAATTGAATATCATTATCAATTAGAATCATAATTGATAACGACATTCAATTATCGTTTATTATATAAAATTTCGATAGCTTTAATATAAAGAGGAGGACCAACATGCAGCATGCGAAACAAATCGCAGAACATGCAACATTACAAAGCTTTTTAAACTGTTATTTAAGAGAAACAGGGAGTGGAGAATGGATTACAGAGGATGAAAGAATGAAGAGTATCTTCAGTAATACGTTGAATAGAGATACAGTCCCCACATATTTATGTTGTCGGCTATCGGCACAGAACGTTACTTTGTATGGAGAAGTTATATATAAATCATCAACAGATCGCCATTTGTTTGGAGAAAAATTTTATTATCAAATTGGAGATAGTAATTCTGTTATTAAAGCAGATTACGTTACAGTTATTACATTTTTAATAAAAGAGATGTCTATCAACTACGGAGAAGGAACGAATCCTGCGGAACTTATGCTTCGAGTCATTCGTAGTTGTCAAAATATTGAGGAATTTATAAAAGAGAGAATAGAAGATACATCCGCATTATACGGTTTCCATACAACTTTTATAGAAGCGGAGCAGTCTTTATTATTTGGGCATTTAACTCATCCTACACCAAAGAGTAGACAGGGGATATTGGATTGGAAAAGTGAAATGTATTCTCCAGAATTAAAAGGAGAATGTCAGCTTCATTATTTTCGGGCACATAAAAGTATAGTAAATGAAAAATCATTATTATCAGCTTCTACAACAACGATTATAAAAGAAGAATTAAGTAATGATGAGATGGTTAGTAAGGAATTTATAGCGAAGTACTGTAAGGAAGATCAATATGCATTAATTCCAATTCATCCGCTTCAGGCAGAATGGCTCTTGCATCAAGCTTACGTACAGGATTGGATAGTTCAAGAATTGCTTGAGTATATTGGACCTGTAGGTAAGTATTTTATGGCAACATCATCACTAAGGACGCTGTATCATCCCGATTCGAAGTATATGCTTAAGTTTTCATTTCCGGTGAAAGTAACGAATTCAATGCGTATTAATAAACTGAAAGAACTTGAGAGTGGTCTTGAAGGGAAGGAAATGTTAAATACGGCTATTGGTGAAGTACGAGAAAGATTTCCAGGCTTTGATTTTATTTGTGATCCAGCTTATATTACATTAAATTATGGAACACAAGAATCTGGATTTGAAGTGATTATTCGCGAGAACCCTTTTTATAGTGAACATGCAAACGACGCAACATTAATTGCTGGGCTAGTTCAAGATGCTATACCTGGGGAGCGTACGCGGTTATCGAATATTATTCATCGCCTAGCAGATTTAGAAAGTAAAAGCTGTGAAGAAGTAAGCTTAGAGTGGTTTAGAAGATATATGAATATTTCTTTAAAGCCAATGGTATGGATGTATTTACAGTATGGTGTTGCATTAGAAGCTCATCAGCAAAATAGCGTTGTTCAGCTAAAAGATGGTTATCCGGTCAAATATTATTTCCGTGATAATCAAGGATTTTATTTCTGTAATTCAATGAAAGAGATGCTTAATAATGAATTAGCTGGTATTGGAGAACGTACTGGAAATTTATATGACGACTATATTGTGGATGAGAGATTTCGTTACTACTTAATTTTCAATCATATGTTTGGCCTCATTAATGGTTTTGGCACAGCAGGATTAATTAAGGAGGAAATTCTTCTCTCGGAATTAAGGTCTGTACTTGAATCATTCCTTCCGTATAACCGGGAACCTTCAACATTTTTAAGAGAATTATTGGACGAAGATAAGTTAGCGTGTAAAGCAAATTTACTAACGAGATTTTTCGATGTCGATGAGTTAAGTAATCCATTAGAGCAAGCAATTTATGTGCAAGTACATAATCCGCTCGTTAGAGAAGTGGCTGTTCGTTCATAAATAGCGTTAAAATTTCACGTAATACAAATAATGGTATTTTGTCATGAGGTGGAGGGTTTTATGAGAGTGGACATGTATCATACGAAAGTATTGAAGGCGCTCGAATCAGAAGATTACATTTCAGTACGAAGAAGAGTGCTACGTCAATTAGTAGAATCGTTAATTTATGAGGGGATTATTACACCGGTTCGCATAGAAAAAGAAGAACAAATTCTTTTTATAATACAAGGACTTGATGAAGAAGACAAAAGTGTCACGTACAAATGCTATGGCAGGGAACGGATGACATTTGGACGTATTTCTTTAGACTCATTAATAGTAAGAGTCCAAGATGAACAGCAAGAAATACAATCTGTCTCGCAATTTCTAGAAGAAGTTTTTCGAGTTGCTAGTGTAGAACAAGCCAAATTAGATTCTTTTATGCACGAATTAGAACAAACAATATTTAAAGACACGATTGCACAATATGAAAGAAATAATAAGAAAGAATACAATCAAAAATCTTACGATGAGTTTGAAAGCCATTTAATAGACGGCCATCCATATCACCCTAGTTATAAAGCTCGTATTGGATTTCAATATCGTGACAATTTTCAATATGGATATGAATTTATGCAGCCAATAAAACTCATATGGATTGCAGCGCATAAAAAATACTCCAGTGTAGGGTATGAGAATGAAGTAATTTATGACGAAATTTTAATAGAGGAGATTGGTGAGCGTAAATTAGAAGAGTTTATGGAGCGAATTTGTAATCGGGGATGTAATCCAAAACAGTACGTGTTTATACCTGTTCATCCTTGGCAGTGGGAGAATTTCATCATTTCAAATTATGCGGATCATATACAGGGTAAATTTATTATTTATTTAGGAACATCAGAGGATGAGTATTGCGCACAACAGTCAATGAGAACGGTAAGAAATATTACGAATCCAAAGAAACCGTACGTTAAATTATCGATGAATTTACTCAACACTTCAACACTCCGTACGTTGAAACCGTATTCTGTTGTGAGTGCACCAGCAATATCAAATTGGTTAAGTGATGTTGTAAGTAATGACGCCTATTTAAGCGATGAAGCACGTTTAATCTTGTTAAAGGAGTTTTCCAGTGTAACGTATGACACGAATAAGAAAGCTATATATGGTTCATTAGGATGTATTTGGCGCGAAAGCGTTCACAAGTATTTAGATGCACAAGAGGACGCAATTCCTTTTAATGGTTTATACGCTAAAGAGAAAGATGGTACACCAATTATTGATGCATGGTTGAACAAATATGGAATGAAGGATTGGCTACAATTACTTATTCAAAAAGCGATAATACCAGTTATACATCTTGTTGTAGAGCATGGCATCGCACTGGAATCACATGGACAAAATATGATTCTAGTCCATAAAGAAGGGGTGCCTGTTCGTATTGCGTTAAAGGATTTTCATGAAGGGCTTGAGTTTTATCGTCCATATTTGAAAGAAGTTGATAAATGTCCCGACTTTACTAAAATGCATAGAACATATGCGAATGGAAAAATGAATGATTTCTTTGAAATGGATCGCATCGAATGTTTGCAAGAGATGGTATTAGATGCACTTTTCCTGTTTAATTTAGGAGAATTAGCGTTCGTACTTGCGGATGAATATGGATTGAAAGAAGAACGTTTTTGGATAATGGTTGTTGAAGAAATTGAAAATCATTTAAGAATATATCCACATTTGAAAGGTAGATTTGAAAATATTCAATTATATGCACCTACATTCTATGCTGAACAATTAACGAAACGTCGATTATATAGGGATGTGGAATCGCTTGTTCATGAAGTTCCAAATCCATTGTATAGAGTAAGACAACTTATGAAACAAAAATCAGTTGTTACAGGGGGAAATTATGCTAATCGTTAATAAACAAGAGTATAGCAAAAGTGATTTTGAATTGAGATTACAAGTTTATGCGGAAATGGAACAATTTCAAAAAGCAGAAGGAAATAGATTTGCACTTTGTCTGAAAGATCCATTCGATATTATTACGCTTGTGTTTTTCTTAAAAGAAAAGAAATCATCAGTATTACTTATACATGAAGATACGCCAAAAGAAACAGCTATTGAAATGGCAAAGCGTGCAAATTGTGTAGGAATTTTATATGGAGAATATGGGGATTTTACAAAATTAGAAGTAGGGAACTTTTTACTAGAAGAGCCTTCTTTATTGCAATATAGTTCTGGAACTACAGGGGAACCGAAATTGATTCGTAGAGCATGGACAGAAGTTGATACGGAAATTACCGCTTATAATGAAGCTTTAAACTGTGGAGTAGATGAAGTGCCAATCGTTATGGCTCCTGTTTCACATTCATACGGACTAATATGTGGTACGTTATCAGCAATTAAGAGGGGGAGCAAGCCTGTAATCATTACGAACAAAAATCCTAAATTCGCATTAAATATAGTTCGTAATACAGAAAAACATATCATATATGCAGTGCCACTTATGTTACACATTATGGGGAGTTTTCCATTAGGAACGTTTCGGTTTCATAAAATTATGACATCCGGATCGCCTTTGCCAGAAGCACTATTTTATAAACTAAAAGAAATGACA from Bacillus cereus G9842 includes the following:
- a CDS encoding peptidoglycan-N-acetylglucosamine deacetylase; translated protein: MEKALKIKQIVVVLIAIAAVAIGYYMFQSITSPAKAVAKQENVVQLASEQPKVEMNKTAPSRFNGKERKVAYLTFDDGPGKYTAELLNTLKQHDAKATFFLIGANVKEFPDLVKRENAEGHYVGMHSMTHNFAKLYKNGEYVNEMKEDQGLIANIIGKSPKLTRPPYGSMPGLNEGLRNKVVESGFKVWDWTIDSSDWKYNKMPIDAAAAQIAQNVLTNATKPQEVILMHDIHPQSVAAVPAILKGLKEKGYEFEAYHEENHFPVNLWHDNRM
- a CDS encoding YkyA family protein; the encoded protein is MKYGKVAVVGVLSVGLLTGCFGEKPEENLYTAFETAATQEKSLVDEAKKLEQLEKQGQELYAQILQEGKDHNEAVVKKIEQATANVDDREKVLKSEKEMLEKAQKETKSVQSNIEKIEDKKLQKQAKAVEESYKNRYDAFKKMNENYTKVLATEKELYEKLKVKETKLKEIGEKVKTVNELNVEAQKSKEQFNKFTKEYNDSKLAFYKDAEIKIKDQK
- a CDS encoding MgtC/SapB family protein, translated to MSYEFLLKLGLALFLGLFIGIDRQLKNKPLGVKTSMVISVASCLITMVSIESVHVYSVPGHTNMDPMRLAAQIVSGIGFLGAGVILRRSNDVISGLTTASMVWAASALGIAIGAGFYLQATVAMVLIILAINVLPQLVKIAGPYSLRQKDLSIKITVKEHHELDGIFKQIKNLGMHVKRVKIKDIDSGAFQQLEMVILAPEDLYTTELYSSLKEIDRVVSVEVESR
- a CDS encoding GNAT family N-acetyltransferase; translated protein: MEIHIRRAIKDDIRGIAKVHVDSWKTTYKGIFADEFLENITYEQREKQWENIFQQEDTCQYRFVAETLNGTIVGFIDGGVERSGAYNCDGELYAIYLLQQYQGLKIGQKLFQALLSECVKNDMQSLLVWVVTNNPSKKFYEKFNPEKIDTKFLERVKVEETAYCWRDLNLLQKQTAI
- a CDS encoding IucA/IucC family protein, whose translation is MQHAKQIAEHATLQSFLNCYLRETGSGEWITEDERMKSIFSNTLNRDTVPTYLCCRLSAQNVTLYGEVIYKSSTDRHLFGEKFYYQIGDSNSVIKADYVTVITFLIKEMSINYGEGTNPAELMLRVIRSCQNIEEFIKERIEDTSALYGFHTTFIEAEQSLLFGHLTHPTPKSRQGILDWKSEMYSPELKGECQLHYFRAHKSIVNEKSLLSASTTTIIKEELSNDEMVSKEFIAKYCKEDQYALIPIHPLQAEWLLHQAYVQDWIVQELLEYIGPVGKYFMATSSLRTLYHPDSKYMLKFSFPVKVTNSMRINKLKELESGLEGKEMLNTAIGEVRERFPGFDFICDPAYITLNYGTQESGFEVIIRENPFYSEHANDATLIAGLVQDAIPGERTRLSNIIHRLADLESKSCEEVSLEWFRRYMNISLKPMVWMYLQYGVALEAHQQNSVVQLKDGYPVKYYFRDNQGFYFCNSMKEMLNNELAGIGERTGNLYDDYIVDERFRYYLIFNHMFGLINGFGTAGLIKEEILLSELRSVLESFLPYNREPSTFLRELLDEDKLACKANLLTRFFDVDELSNPLEQAIYVQVHNPLVREVAVRS
- a CDS encoding IucA/IucC family protein; translation: MRVDMYHTKVLKALESEDYISVRRRVLRQLVESLIYEGIITPVRIEKEEQILFIIQGLDEEDKSVTYKCYGRERMTFGRISLDSLIVRVQDEQQEIQSVSQFLEEVFRVASVEQAKLDSFMHELEQTIFKDTIAQYERNNKKEYNQKSYDEFESHLIDGHPYHPSYKARIGFQYRDNFQYGYEFMQPIKLIWIAAHKKYSSVGYENEVIYDEILIEEIGERKLEEFMERICNRGCNPKQYVFIPVHPWQWENFIISNYADHIQGKFIIYLGTSEDEYCAQQSMRTVRNITNPKKPYVKLSMNLLNTSTLRTLKPYSVVSAPAISNWLSDVVSNDAYLSDEARLILLKEFSSVTYDTNKKAIYGSLGCIWRESVHKYLDAQEDAIPFNGLYAKEKDGTPIIDAWLNKYGMKDWLQLLIQKAIIPVIHLVVEHGIALESHGQNMILVHKEGVPVRIALKDFHEGLEFYRPYLKEVDKCPDFTKMHRTYANGKMNDFFEMDRIECLQEMVLDALFLFNLGELAFVLADEYGLKEERFWIMVVEEIENHLRIYPHLKGRFENIQLYAPTFYAEQLTKRRLYRDVESLVHEVPNPLYRVRQLMKQKSVVTGGNYANR
- a CDS encoding AMP-binding protein; the encoded protein is MLIVNKQEYSKSDFELRLQVYAEMEQFQKAEGNRFALCLKDPFDIITLVFFLKEKKSSVLLIHEDTPKETAIEMAKRANCVGILYGEYGDFTKLEVGNFLLEEPSLLQYSSGTTGEPKLIRRAWTEVDTEITAYNEALNCGVDEVPIVMAPVSHSYGLICGTLSAIKRGSKPVIITNKNPKFALNIVRNTEKHIIYAVPLMLHIMGSFPLGTFRFHKIMTSGSPLPEALFYKLKEMTTFMMQQYGCSEAGCISICHDMTSHLDLGNPLPHASISIGSDENAPEEIVVKMNDKEIFTKDLGYKSERGIHFMGRMDDVINVSGLKVFPIEVEETMLRLEGVQEAIVYRGKHPVMGEIVKAKVISHVDPVQIREWCIQHLPSYKVPHEIESVNEIPKNKTGKVSRKLLEMGEVTT